In Euphorbia lathyris chromosome 2, ddEupLath1.1, whole genome shotgun sequence, the sequence ttaaatttaattcttatatACTTACACATGATTAATTTAGTGAATTACTATACACAGTCTTGAATTCCCACCTCTAGCCTCGTAAAAAGACCGAAATACCCTTTAgacaatttttagaattttcaaatcctctcaaacaacctaaactctctttaatctaatccggactaatttatcaacgaaAATATGGatccggactaatttatcaacgaaAGGACCTATGATACGTATTCCcgtttgattttgatgttttttggacttttttgcatCAGATTTTTCTGTTATTCGAAATCAGAATCGAGACATGGGGGCGTGTGGCGATCACACCGTCACCTCTGGTGcagcgtatgaacatcacgccgcacCATAGGTGACgacgtgatagcctcatgcCTCACCATAGGCGACgacgtgatattcatacgtcgtcacctgtggtgcggcgtgatgttcatatgcCCCCACAATGGTGACGGCGTGATGCCCATACGCCCGTGTGGCATATGggtaattatttatttactttttttaatttagttaaatttaattaaatttttgtaatttttaatttgtttaatttagtttaactaaatttttatgttgtaaattttagttaagtttagttgttgtaaattttattttgtttaatttagtttaactaaatctttattttgttaattttagttaaatttttattttgttaattcgggtatttacgggtttaattcaatagcggactaatttttttacgggtttaattcgacagcggactaattttttttgtcctcccgacacgcgggcgtgtggctatcacgcccgaccacaaggtgaggcgtgtggctatcacgcccgaccacacggtgaggcgtgatagccacacgcccgcgtgtcgggagagcaaaaaaaatagcctTTTCCCACCCttaacccatgaaagggcattttcgtcctttcacgaggCTAGAGGTGGGAATTTGAAGTTaggtacagtaaaacctctatataggaatactctatataagaataacctccaatttgttataaaaaatttccgtcccaacttgggccggttataaataagaataacctcccaaatgttaattgttatacataatccaagtcccacctttagaaactatacctctatataggaataattatgtaaataatgtatatatgtattaaggatttaaacaaaatttattaaaaaatttaaaaattattgagattaaatatgagttgTCACACAAATTTcaactttaactataaattcttaccattttcccataaaactcttttctttatgtattggaaactaaactcaaaactcttccaattctttaggtattggaaataaaactcgtagacttgatatgctaaacattaaatttataaactttaagtgttgatttttttttttgggtaccaaactctatataagaataacctcccaattgttatacaaattgtctggtcccaaacgtattcctatatagaggttttactgtataacaACAcccataatttattattgcaaatACGTAAGGataaaaattattgttaaaaagaATCCACAACTTTAATTGATTCTCTCCTTTGAACTAAAGGACTACAAAGGAATTATAGATACATCATTCATTCCTTTATGAAATGGAACGAAAATAGATATCAAAGTTAAGTAGCAttcctttcttttctcttttaagTTGACTCTAATCAACCTTGATACCCAAATGTATGATATAGTCATGTCATTTATTCCACAAACCATGTTTCTATTCAAACTTGCTGACTCCGTAAATAGGCAACAATTTCCTCCTCCATTCTAGGTCTCAAGTCTTCCTCACAAGCATCAAAATTGGAAATCTGGAACTAGGATGCAATTTACAACAAGTTTACAAGCTAAGCAAACACCTTCACAAGTGGCACAACACAAAAATGGATTGTAGTTTGGACTCTCAAAGATTCTCCATTCATCATTCTCCAAGAGGGTCCTAATTAGAGAGAAGAAACTTATCTTCTCTTTCCAACGCTTTAAATTCATCTCTTGCAACCCAACAAGAAAACATCAGAAGTTAGACATGCTAACATCAAAATTCCAACATATTAAAAGATTCACTAGTTACGTAGGATTAATTTGAGTTGTTGCTTTAACAATTCAATGGACGAGTCCGATTGAAAAATTAGGAGTGACAACGTGACGGAAAATCCCCGAAACCTGTGGGGATACGGGTACGGGAGCGAGTGATACTACTCGCGAATCGTGGGGATCCCTGCTTCATCCCTGAAAACCCCAACAAAGATACTCAATatgtaattataaattatgtataataacaacaacaattTAGGTATAATGAAATGGGAGATTTGGAATTAACCATGTAATGTTCACTGTTTTTAGAATGCTAGTTGGCTGCGGATCCATTGAAATCCTTGTTTATGGATCTTAATTTTAAAGTAAGATTTTTATAATATCTTTAGTTTtacttaattttaaaaaaaatagtaaccTACTGAATGGAAGTATATATAGTATCATGtttctaaatctataaaaacaccATAAagacatgaaaaataaaaagttttttttttttttggggtatgaaaaataaaaagttaatttattttaatgattAGAATCACGATTTTTCATGATTCACTTTAAAAGAAATCACGTGACAAATAGGCtattttacgcaagttgagAAGGCTAAAAAAATGATGTAAGTTTAAGGATTGAGGAAGCTCTTGATGTGTTAAGCCTTTATAGtaaaactagtttttgacccgtgcaatgcacggattcatcttaatatataaatattaataaaaatataatttaataattacaattaatgatataaaggtactatataaattaaatattattattttattttcacatttaatttaaataatctttttatagataaatataataatataattaaaattaatatattatatattatattaaattttttatcagtaaaaaataatgaagtgacacctcagctccatcgttactgttttatattatactagtttttgacccgtgcatcgcacggattcatcttaatatataaatattaacaaaaatataatttaataattacaattaatgatataaaggtgatatataaattaaatattattattttattttcacatttaatttaaataatctttttatagataaatataataatataattaaaattaatatattatattatatattatattatattttttatcagtaaaaaataatgaagtgacacctcagcttcatcgttactattttatattatatatagatatgcaaaaaattagagagattttagggattaatttaaattatgtagaacttttagatatagatatgcagagaattagagagattttatggattaatttaaattctgtagaactcttagatataatacggataaaataatctttttataaataaatataataatataactaaagttaatatattatatattatattatattatattttttatcagtaaaaaaggaggaagtgacacctcagctccatcgttactgttttatattatatattatatatagaatatatagatatgcagagaattagagagattttagggattaatttaaattatgtagaacttttatatatagatatgcagagaattaaagagattttaaggattaatttaaattctgtagaactcttagatatagtacggataaaataatctttttataaataaatataataatataactaaagtcaatatattatattttttattatattttttatcagtaaaaaatgaggaagtgacacctcagctccatcgttactgttttatattatataaatataatatagatatgcagagaattaaagagattttaaggattaatttaaattatgtagaacttttagatatagatatgcagagaattagagagattttaggaattaatttaaattctgtagaactcttagatatagtacggataaaataatctttttataaataaatataataatataataaagttaatatattatattttttatcagtaaaaatggagaaagtgacacctcagctccatcattactgttttatattatataatatatagatagatatgcagagaattagagagattttagggattaatttaaatgatgtaaaactcttagatatagtacgaataaaataatctttttataaataaatataataatataactaaagttaatatattatattttttatcagtaaaaaatgaggaagtgagacatcaactccatcgttactgttttatattatatatatagatatagatatgcagagaattagagagattttagggattaatttaaattatgtagaacttttagatatagatatgcagagaattatagagattttaggaattaatttaaattctgtagaactcttagatatagtacggataaaataatctttttataaataaatataataatataactaaagttaatatattatattttatattatattttttatcagtaaaaaaggaggaagtgacatctcagctccatcgttactgttttatattatatatagatatgcagagaattagagagattttagggattaatttaaattatgtagaacttttagatatagatatgcagagaattagagagattttaaagattaatttaaattatgtagaactcttagatatagtacggataaaataatttttttataaataaatataataatataactaaagttaatatattatattttatattatattttttatcagtaaaaaataagaAAGTGACACCTTAGctcaatcgttactgttttatattatatatagatatgcagagaattaaagagatttcatggattaatttagattttatagaacttttagatatagatatgcagagaattagagagattttagggattaatttaaattttgtagaactcttagatatagtatataaatcatatattattattttattttcacatttaatttaaataatctttttatagataaatataataatataattaaaattaatatattatattttttatcagtaaaaaataatgaagtgacacctcagctccatcattactgttttatattatatatatatatatatatatatatatatatatatatatatatatacatatatatatgcagagaattagagagattttagagattaatttaaattatgtagaacttttagatatagatatgtagagaattagagagattttaagaatcaatttaaattctgtagaactcttagatatagtacggataaaataatctttttataaataaatataataatataactaaagttaatatattatattatatattatattttttatcagtaaaaaaggaggaagtgacaccccaattccatcgttactgttttatatcatatatagatatgcagagaattagtgagattttagggattaatttaaattatgtagaacttttagatatagatatgtagagaattagagagattttagagattaatttaaattttatagaactcttagatatagtacggataaaataatctttttataaataaatataataatataactaaagttaatatattatattttttatcagtaaaaaaagaggtagtgacacctcagctccatcgttactgttttatattacatATTGTTTTATACTACATATAGATTTATTTAGGGGATGGAGATCCTCAGTCACCTGAGGAATTCCCGAAACCATTCATGGGAATTCCTCAAAACCATCCCCCGTAAATGTTCAAAGCGGACTGAAGAATGCATCCCCATCCCCGCCCCGTCGCCACAGCTATGAGAATTAGAGAAATTCAACCAGCACACTTTACCTCATTATTGCAGACATTATTGCAGCCTTGCATCGCCCAGAAAACTAATCCTCCAAAAAGGAAACTCCAGAGACCACCAGCAGCAAGCCTAGGGAAGCAATTAGCAATTCAGAAAGATTAATATTATGCAAAGATGGTTTCACAGTAGAAATTGTTACTTGTATTAACATTGCATAGTAATACATACTTTTACAACCCAGTAACAACATACCCTCACAACACTTAAAACACGATACGCCATACAACTTGGTATAACTAAGCAAACAACTCAATCCTATAACATTTGTATACATGAAATCAGTTAGCTTCATATATCTTTATCTCACTATCTGTTCTCCTACGTTACAACCTAACATCGAGTCGACACCAGATGCTCTCAAGTTACATAACAAAGCATCACGACCGCTCAAAACTATCTTGAAAAACCCATCCACTTGTTTGGCAACAATATCCAGCCCTTCAGAAAGCTTTTCTGCTCCTCCTCTTAAATCTGAAACAGTCTTCTCGAATTCTTGCACTTCAACGGGCTGCAACCCGTCTTCAATCACGGGATACAACTTGTTCACTATTATTTCAACGCCGTCCACTTCTTTCAGCACAGAAAATTTTCCACCAGAAAGTATCTCTCTAACCTCCACATTTACATTAGCCTGCAAATTTGAATATGCTTGTGCCCACAAGAATGTCTCAGCAACATCCAAGTGTAGCAAATTCTTAGCGGAACCTGAGAAGGCAGCAGCAAACACACTACATACAAATACTGTCTGCACCTTCACTCCATACATTGCACGCATCAAGACCTTCCCCTTGGCAGAGTTCTTCACCTTTGGCAGATTCAGTGATTCCACAAGACCATTCAAGATGGAGTGGCAGTTCTGGACTCTTTGATTCTTAGAGTGAATATGTTGTCTCCAGCTATCAAGGGAAGAACGGGCACGAATCAATTGATTTGATGATTTGGACTCCAAATTGTGAAGTACACATTGAAGCAACAGATGGCCTTGGTTTAGGCGTGAAAGCTCCGAGCTAAATGCAATGCAAATATCAAGCAACTTCACACTGATGTCCAAGTACACATCtatccatttctcatcccagtcAGTTATGGGGAGCTCAAGATCAGTAATCAGAGTTTTGATGTCTTCATGTGTCTCACAGAGTGACTCCATTGCATATTTCATCCATGTCAAACTAAGCACTTCATCTTTGTCATTAGGATTAAGTTTCCTCAACCTCTCTGCCAATGTTTCCTCAAATGAGTTCAATACGGAAAGAAGCCTTGGAGATAATTGAGACCCCTTGGGAGATATCATACGGAAAGGGTTCCCAAATGAAAAGAACGGGCGGTGTGGCTCCTGTGGTCTGCTCATCTTAACAAGTTACTGCaaggaataaaaaataaaattcttaAACTAAAAGCAGAAGGCCACAAAATTAACATGTACAAGCAAAGAACTGTaattaaattaaagaaaaaataaaatgataacaGAAAAGGAGCATCAAGGCTCCTTGATTTCGAAGTGCTGGGGGAGGGCAGCCTTCCTCCTGGCTTCACACAAAGAGATCTCATGACTCAAAGCTGTGACCTCCCACTCACAAAGGAGAACCAAGACCAGCTCTCCTGTAAGATCAAGCACTACTAGCTTCAAATATACATGAACTGAAGAAAGTGAAACATAACCATCTCAACCTTGGATCAATTTATAAGTTCCAAACACCAATCGACACAAATTTTTCAAATATGAATTTGCACAATTTTTAACACAACAATACATAGATAACAATAAAATCAAGATTATACGAAgtgaaataatataaataacagAGGTTATGTGTTAATTCATCCTAGTAGCATTTCATCTCCTGAAACTTAGAACTACATAAACCACATACTAATTAACCAATAACTTTTCctgtttttctttctattttatcCTAATCCAACGAATTTCAACCACAAACAATCCATCATATTAAATTGAACAATAAAAcagaattaataaaaaaaaaatatacaactTACCAAGAAGCTAGAT encodes:
- the LOC136217080 gene encoding protein BPS1, chloroplastic-like, with translation MSRPQEPHRPFFSFGNPFRMISPKGSQLSPRLLSVLNSFEETLAERLRKLNPNDKDEVLSLTWMKYAMESLCETHEDIKTLITDLELPITDWDEKWIDVYLDISVKLLDICIAFSSELSRLNQGHLLLQCVLHNLESKSSNQLIRARSSLDSWRQHIHSKNQRVQNCHSILNGLVESLNLPKVKNSAKGKVLMRAMYGVKVQTVFVCSVFAAAFSGSAKNLLHLDVAETFLWAQAYSNLQANVNVEVREILSGGKFSVLKEVDGVEIIVNKLYPVIEDGLQPVEVQEFEKTVSDLRGGAEKLSEGLDIVAKQVDGFFKIVLSGRDALLCNLRASGVDSMLGCNVGEQIVR